A DNA window from Pseudomonadota bacterium contains the following coding sequences:
- the kdsB gene encoding 3-deoxy-manno-octulosonate cytidylyltransferase, which yields MSELMIVIPARYQSSRFPGKPLAKLLDKPMIQWVLERCRQSKLADQVLVATDDQRIYQAVTAIGGKAEITGMDHQSGTNRIAEIAARHPETTWFINVQGDEPDISPSLIDGIAAALRESSVPDIIVTARSPIRSAANFSSPHVVKIITDLHGQALYFSRSPIPHNRSIPVDEQTFPNPTCWQHIGIYGFHRSFLQRLPKLQPGKLEKIEWLEQLRWLENGYTITVIDSDHHGHGIDTPEDLEMLAKCWKQKNS from the coding sequence ATGTCAGAACTGATGATTGTTATCCCGGCCCGCTACCAGTCATCTCGTTTTCCCGGCAAACCACTGGCCAAATTACTGGACAAACCAATGATTCAGTGGGTTCTGGAACGGTGCCGGCAATCTAAGCTAGCCGACCAGGTTCTCGTTGCCACCGATGACCAGCGGATTTATCAGGCGGTTACCGCCATCGGTGGAAAAGCGGAAATAACCGGCATGGACCACCAGAGCGGCACGAACAGGATTGCCGAAATCGCCGCTCGGCATCCGGAAACAACCTGGTTTATCAATGTTCAAGGTGACGAGCCGGATATTTCCCCTTCATTGATCGATGGAATTGCTGCAGCTCTGCGAGAAAGTTCAGTTCCCGATATTATTGTTACTGCTCGCAGTCCGATCCGTTCGGCTGCCAACTTCTCGTCACCGCATGTTGTTAAGATTATCACTGATCTTCATGGTCAGGCACTTTATTTCTCCCGGTCCCCCATTCCCCATAACCGCTCTATTCCCGTTGATGAGCAGACATTTCCCAACCCCACCTGCTGGCAGCATATCGGCATTTACGGTTTTCATCGCTCTTTCCTTCAACGACTCCCAAAACTACAGCCGGGAAAACTGGAAAAGATTGAATGGCTGGAACAATTACGCTGGCTGGAGAACGGCTACACCATTACCGTCATTGACAGCGACCACCATGGTCATGGAATTGATACCCCGGAAGACCTTGAAATGCTGGCTAAATGCTGGAAGCAAAAAAATAGCTGA
- the cysS gene encoding cysteine--tRNA ligase, which translates to MQIYNTLSGKKEEFIPLHDQKVGMYACGVTVYDLCHMGHARSLIVFDVIYRYMSYKGYDVTYVRNFTDVDDKIIKRAQEQQISWKELADTFIREFYVDMDRLQLKRPTVEPRATDYIKQIIELVKKLEVNGLAYAVDGDVFYRVKEFSSYGKLSGKKIDDLLSGARIEVDDRKESPLDFALWKKSKPGEPSWDSPWGQGRPGWHIECSAMSQKILGETFDIHGGGKDLVFPHHENEIAQSEGATGKPFVRYWMHNGFVNINKEKMSKSLGNFFTIRDILQKYHPETLRLFILSSHYRSPIDFSWDTMDAAGAGLTRLYQAAERLQVAVKSTPTLPSESAQSSIPPLSKELEAVKKSFIKAMDDDFNSALAVGQLFEAAKFINRYLDIHPLQSLSHNDLEAAFLLFKELADILGILEAEPTEFLKNLGGEEGLPITEKEIQELIARRNQARKEKQWTTADEIRDRLTELGIILKDSPNGTQWQKKRQ; encoded by the coding sequence TTGCAGATTTACAACACTTTAAGCGGCAAAAAAGAAGAATTCATCCCTCTTCATGATCAGAAAGTAGGCATGTATGCCTGTGGAGTAACAGTATACGACCTCTGCCACATGGGGCATGCCCGCTCCCTGATTGTTTTCGATGTCATCTACCGCTACATGAGCTACAAAGGTTACGATGTTACCTATGTCCGCAACTTTACCGATGTGGATGACAAAATAATCAAACGGGCCCAGGAACAGCAGATCTCCTGGAAAGAACTGGCCGATACGTTTATTCGCGAGTTCTATGTGGACATGGATCGCCTGCAGCTTAAACGTCCGACCGTGGAGCCCCGGGCAACCGATTATATTAAGCAAATTATCGAGCTGGTAAAAAAACTGGAAGTAAACGGTCTAGCCTACGCCGTTGACGGGGATGTTTTTTACCGGGTCAAAGAATTTTCCTCCTACGGCAAGTTGTCCGGTAAGAAAATTGACGACCTGCTCTCCGGAGCCCGGATTGAAGTCGATGACCGCAAGGAATCCCCCCTTGACTTCGCCCTTTGGAAAAAAAGCAAACCCGGCGAACCTTCCTGGGACAGCCCCTGGGGTCAAGGCCGTCCGGGATGGCATATCGAGTGTTCGGCCATGAGCCAGAAGATTCTGGGCGAAACCTTTGATATTCACGGAGGAGGAAAAGATCTGGTTTTTCCCCACCATGAAAACGAGATCGCCCAGTCCGAGGGAGCTACTGGCAAACCTTTCGTCCGCTACTGGATGCACAACGGTTTTGTCAACATCAACAAAGAAAAAATGTCAAAATCGCTGGGTAATTTTTTCACCATTCGGGATATACTGCAAAAATATCATCCGGAAACCCTGCGTCTGTTCATCCTTTCCAGTCACTATCGCTCACCCATTGATTTTTCCTGGGATACCATGGATGCTGCCGGAGCCGGTTTAACCCGCCTGTATCAGGCCGCAGAGCGACTGCAGGTCGCGGTCAAATCCACGCCAACGTTACCATCAGAATCTGCACAATCTTCCATACCGCCGTTGAGTAAAGAATTGGAAGCGGTAAAAAAATCTTTCATCAAAGCCATGGATGATGATTTCAACAGCGCTTTAGCCGTTGGCCAGCTTTTCGAAGCGGCTAAATTCATCAATCGCTACCTTGACATCCATCCCCTCCAATCATTAAGCCACAATGATCTTGAGGCGGCATTCCTGCTGTTCAAAGAACTGGCTGATATTTTGGGAATTCTAGAAGCTGAGCCAACTGAATTTCTCAAAAACCTGGGGGGGGAAGAAGGATTGCCGATCACGGAAAAAGAAATTCAGGAATTGATTGCCCGGCGCAATCAGGCCCGCAAGGAAAAACAATGGACGACTGCCGATGAAATACGTGACCGACTGACGGAATTGGGCATAATCCTGAAAGACTCCCCGAATGGCACTCAATGGCAGAAAAAAAGACAATAA
- the thrS gene encoding threonine--tRNA ligase: protein MSIYMAPEFNLEIPQNGEKTIGELLIEHKKELKSRIVAAKIDGISRDLSTVPQPGTNIELIDIDSAEGLDILRHSAAHVMAEAVKELFPEVKVTIGPAIENGFYYDFDRDQPFTPEDLKKIEKKMKELIKKNQTFSRREVSKEEALKQFADLGESYKTELISELPEGEIISLYQVGNFVDLCRGPHIPKTGLLKGGAKLLSVAGAYWHGDEDNKMLQRIYGTAFPSKEELQNHLKMLEEAKRRDHRKLGKELDLFSISDEAGAGFVIWHPKGALLRTILEDFEKREHLKRGYQIVIGPQLLKQELWQKSGHYDHYRENMYFTRIENQVYGIKPMNCLAHMLIYKAKVRSYRDLPQRYFELGTVYRHEKSGVLHGLLRVRGFTQDDAHIICTPEQLQDEITGIIAFVADIMKIFGFSFELELSTRPQDSIGTDEDWERATDALTRALKNNALDYKVNAGDGAFYGPKIDVILKDALNRQWQCATIQCDFTLPERFDLNYIGTDGEKHRPIMLHRVILGSIERFIGILIEHYAGAFPTWLAPVQVKVMTVTDDQLEYAKTVAQALQQSEIRVETDFRNEKLGYKIREAQTEKTPYMLIIGNEEVKSMTVTPRKREKGENLDPMAVEKFITHINQECHQQMKVA from the coding sequence ATGAGCATATATATGGCCCCGGAGTTCAACCTTGAAATACCCCAGAATGGTGAAAAAACCATTGGGGAACTTCTTATTGAACATAAAAAGGAGCTAAAATCACGGATTGTTGCGGCAAAGATTGACGGTATTTCCAGAGATTTGTCAACTGTCCCTCAACCTGGCACCAACATAGAGCTTATTGATATTGATTCAGCGGAAGGGCTTGACATTCTACGTCACAGTGCCGCCCACGTGATGGCTGAAGCGGTAAAAGAACTTTTCCCCGAAGTCAAAGTGACCATTGGACCCGCAATAGAGAATGGCTTCTACTATGATTTTGACCGGGATCAGCCATTTACCCCTGAAGATCTGAAAAAAATCGAAAAAAAGATGAAGGAACTGATCAAAAAAAATCAGACCTTCAGTCGCCGGGAAGTCAGCAAAGAAGAGGCCCTGAAACAATTTGCCGATTTAGGTGAAAGTTATAAAACCGAGCTGATTAGTGAATTACCCGAGGGAGAAATCATTTCCCTTTACCAGGTGGGAAATTTTGTTGATCTCTGCCGGGGACCGCATATTCCAAAAACCGGGTTGCTCAAAGGTGGGGCTAAACTTCTCAGCGTTGCCGGAGCCTACTGGCACGGTGATGAAGACAATAAGATGCTTCAGCGTATCTACGGGACAGCCTTTCCCTCCAAGGAAGAGTTGCAGAATCATCTCAAGATGCTGGAGGAAGCCAAGCGTCGTGACCACCGAAAGCTTGGTAAGGAACTAGATCTTTTCAGTATTTCTGATGAGGCTGGGGCCGGTTTTGTTATCTGGCACCCAAAAGGTGCACTGCTGCGCACCATCCTGGAAGATTTCGAAAAACGGGAGCATCTCAAGCGGGGATACCAGATTGTCATTGGACCCCAATTACTGAAACAAGAGCTCTGGCAGAAGTCCGGACATTATGATCATTACCGGGAAAACATGTATTTCACCCGGATTGAAAACCAGGTATACGGCATCAAGCCCATGAACTGCCTGGCTCACATGCTGATTTACAAGGCGAAAGTTCGCAGTTATCGTGATCTTCCCCAACGTTACTTCGAACTGGGCACGGTGTACCGCCACGAAAAATCCGGGGTATTGCATGGCCTGCTGCGGGTCAGGGGGTTTACCCAGGATGATGCTCACATCATCTGCACCCCTGAACAGCTCCAGGATGAAATTACCGGGATCATTGCTTTTGTCGCCGATATCATGAAAATTTTCGGTTTCTCTTTTGAATTGGAGTTGAGTACCCGTCCCCAAGATTCAATCGGCACTGATGAGGACTGGGAACGGGCAACTGATGCACTGACCCGGGCCCTGAAAAATAATGCGCTTGACTATAAGGTCAATGCCGGAGACGGAGCCTTTTACGGACCGAAGATTGATGTCATTTTAAAAGACGCTTTAAACCGCCAATGGCAATGCGCCACTATCCAATGCGATTTCACTCTGCCTGAGCGCTTTGACCTGAACTATATTGGCACTGATGGTGAAAAACACCGGCCCATCATGCTGCACCGGGTCATTCTGGGATCTATTGAACGTTTTATCGGCATCCTGATCGAACACTACGCCGGCGCTTTTCCCACCTGGCTGGCCCCGGTTCAGGTTAAAGTTATGACCGTAACCGACGATCAGCTGGAATATGCCAAAACAGTGGCGCAGGCGCTACAGCAAAGTGAAATCCGGGTGGAAACCGATTTTCGCAATGAAAAACTGGGGTATAAAATCAGAGAAGCACAGACGGAAAAGACTCCTTACATGCTTATTATTGGCAATGAGGAAGTAAAATCCATGACAGTCACCCCGAGAAAGCGGGAAAAGGGTGAAAACCTTGACCCCATGGCGGTTGAAAAATTTATCACCCATATAAATCAGGAATGTCATCAACAAATGAAGGTCGCGTGA
- the infC gene encoding translation initiation factor IF-3, translating into MATERTRVNRQINADNARIIDESGSQIGILSLNEALEIAGKRGLDLVEVSPNADPPVCKIMDYGKFKYQQSKKAQEAKKKQTNIQVKEVKMRPGTEQHDFDFKIKHIISFLENGDKAKVTIRFRGREMAYTDQGMALLERVVDTVKEYGSIEQRPQREGRQLSLVLAPIKKKR; encoded by the coding sequence ATAGCAACCGAACGTACGAGAGTCAACCGACAAATAAATGCGGATAATGCCAGAATCATTGATGAGAGCGGTTCCCAAATTGGCATTTTATCACTAAACGAAGCCCTGGAAATAGCCGGTAAGCGCGGACTTGATCTGGTGGAAGTATCACCTAACGCTGATCCGCCGGTTTGCAAAATCATGGATTATGGGAAATTCAAATACCAGCAAAGTAAAAAAGCCCAGGAAGCCAAAAAGAAGCAGACCAATATCCAGGTTAAAGAAGTCAAAATGCGGCCGGGTACGGAACAGCATGATTTCGACTTCAAGATCAAGCATATTATCAGCTTTTTAGAAAATGGAGACAAAGCCAAAGTTACCATCCGTTTCCGCGGCCGGGAAATGGCCTATACTGATCAGGGTATGGCCCTGCTGGAACGGGTGGTGGATACGGTTAAGGAATATGGTTCAATTGAACAAAGACCTCAACGGGAGGGGCGCCAGCTTTCTCTGGTTCTGGCCCCAATCAAGAAAAAGCGTTAA
- the rpmI gene encoding 50S ribosomal protein L35 yields MPKMKSNSGARKRFRTTGTGKIVRRKAYSSHLLSCKSRKQKRNLRKSTIVDPANKRGIVRMLPYI; encoded by the coding sequence ATGCCTAAAATGAAATCAAACAGCGGCGCGCGTAAACGTTTCAGGACTACCGGAACCGGAAAAATTGTCCGGAGAAAAGCTTATTCCAGCCATTTGTTAAGCTGTAAATCAAGAAAACAAAAAAGGAATCTGCGCAAGTCAACCATTGTTGACCCGGCAAACAAGAGAGGAATAGTCAGGATGCTTCCATACATCTAA